In Desulfonatronum thiodismutans, the genomic window CATCACGCCTCCTCACGCCTCCGGGCGTTCCATGCACTGGTAGATGATGTCCCCCAGGAACTTGATCTCCATGCCCAGCTCGTACTTGTGCACCGTGTCGTCCAGGCCGCCGTGGCAGTTGTGGCAAGGGGCGATGATGGTCTTGACGCCGGTGGCTCGGAGCTGATCCGCCTTGGCTTTGCAGGCCGCGACCCGGGCGTTCTTGAAGGGCGGGCCGCAGTTGATCACCCCGCCGCCGGCGGAGCAACACAGGTTGTGTTCCCGGTTGGAGGCCGTCTCCACGATCTCGCCGTCCACCAGGATGCGGATCACTTCCCGAAGTTTATCGCCCAGACCGCGGCCGCGGACGATGTTGCAGGGGTCCTGGAGGGTGACCGGGCCGGGGTATTTGGAGACCAGCTTGATCTTGCCCTGGGTCAGCAGTTCCCAGAAAAACTCCACGGAGTGGACCACGGGCACGGGGTAGTGCTTCCAACCGGCCCAGCGGTTGCCCACGTCGTAGATCGAGCGAAAGGCGTGGCCACATTCGCCCATGACGATCCGCTTGACCTTCAGCTTCTGGGCGGATTCGAAGTGCTTACGCTTCAGCCGACCCATCATCTCAAAGTCGCCGGTGAACATGCACATGTCCGAGTTGTCCCAGCCCGGCTCGGCGGGCATGGTCCAGTCGATCTTAGCCGTGTGCAGGATGGCCGCGGCCTGGTAAATGAGCTGGGTTCGGAACTTCGGCTCCGGAGCGATGACCGAGTAGTAGACGTCCGCGCCTTCCTTATCCAGGGGGATCCGCAAATCCGGGAATTCGTCACGGGCTTCTTCTTCCTGCCACTGCAGGGTGTCGGTCCACTCATCGTCCTTGACCCACATCTGGTTGAAGGTGGCGGAGTGGCTGTGTGCCGTGTCCTGAATGTACTGCGGAGTAACCCCCAGCTTGTGACAGATGCGGCGCATGGTGATCATCATGTAGGCCGTGTCGATGCCCACGGGACAGAAATGGACGCAACGCCGACACAGGTTGCACTCCGAATAGGCGATCTGAGCCATGTTATAGATCTGGTCCGGGCTGACCCGCCCTCCATTGGCCAGTAGCGTGCCGATGGTCTGTTTGACCTTGGCCGCCGGAGCGTAGGTT contains:
- the tmcB gene encoding electron transfer complex ferredoxin TmcB — translated: MGIQDRLIEDVGLREGVSRLTEDKIQKTVNAVFQGETGARLKAYAEICLRCGMCTEACHFYLSHDKDPTYAPAAKVKQTIGTLLANGGRVSPDQIYNMAQIAYSECNLCRRCVHFCPVGIDTAYMMITMRRICHKLGVTPQYIQDTAHSHSATFNQMWVKDDEWTDTLQWQEEEARDEFPDLRIPLDKEGADVYYSVIAPEPKFRTQLIYQAAAILHTAKIDWTMPAEPGWDNSDMCMFTGDFEMMGRLKRKHFESAQKLKVKRIVMGECGHAFRSIYDVGNRWAGWKHYPVPVVHSVEFFWELLTQGKIKLVSKYPGPVTLQDPCNIVRGRGLGDKLREVIRILVDGEIVETASNREHNLCCSAGGGVINCGPPFKNARVAACKAKADQLRATGVKTIIAPCHNCHGGLDDTVHKYELGMEIKFLGDIIYQCMERPEA